ATCTTTGCGATCCTTTTTTTAAAGGAAAAGCTGACCCGTTCGAAAGTGATCGCGATTTGCCTGGCCATGAGCGGAGCAGCGCTCATCACTCTGGCCGGCTAAAACTTTTTCACATCAAGTTTTCTTCGTTCTGACTGAGCCTCACCGCCAGCTCCAGGATGTAGCGGTAGCCTGCGGACTTCCGCAAGACGGATTTCACGCAGCGGGGAAGCTCTTTACACTCCTGGCTGCGGTCCTTGGCGCTGATGATCAGCGTAGGCAGTTCCTTCACGAAACAATTCAGGTAGAGCGAGATATCCACTGCGTTCTGGTCGCCCAGATCGTAGTCCAGGATCGCCACATCATATTTCTTGAAGAGGTCAATGACACCAAGGTCTTCGATATTTTCATAGCAGTCGAGCGGGATCCCTTCCATGTCCGCCAAACGCTGCATGATGGCCAAGAAACTCGGATCATCATCAATCAAGACCATGCGGCGCGGCGATGAAAACGGTTTCTGCAGTTGGCTGAAGTAGCGACTATCCCACACCCCGGTTTGTCTCTGCAGAGATGTTGTTTCACATCCCATGGTTTGAATGTACATCGTCATTTTCCTTTCTCTGGCCTGTCAGAAGCCCCATTGAAGGCAGCTCCTCCTCGGCTATCAACCTGCAC
The Oligoflexus sp. genome window above contains:
- a CDS encoding response regulator; translation: MYIQTMGCETTSLQRQTGVWDSRYFSQLQKPFSSPRRMVLIDDDPSFLAIMQRLADMEGIPLDCYENIEDLGVIDLFKKYDVAILDYDLGDQNAVDISLYLNCFVKELPTLIISAKDRSQECKELPRCVKSVLRKSAGYRYILELAVRLSQNEENLM